In one Lolium rigidum isolate FL_2022 chromosome 3, APGP_CSIRO_Lrig_0.1, whole genome shotgun sequence genomic region, the following are encoded:
- the LOC124704260 gene encoding deoxyhypusine synthase-like — protein MAGEGSSGGGRSTDPLEGVRAIVLKPSESLDESRFTRIAGADFNDAGLGLDGLLGSLASTGFQASHLGDAIDVVNQMLDWRLSREKPTEDCDEAELDPKYRESVKCKIFLGFTSNLVSSGIRDVIRFLVQHHMVDVIVATAGGIEEDLIKCLAPTYRGEFSLPGALLRSKGLNRIGNLLVPNDNYCKFENWIMPIFDKMLQEQSSENVWTPSKVIARLGKEINDESSYLYWAYKNNIPVYCPALTDGSLGDMLFCHAVRNPGLIVDIVHDIRLINGEAIHASPRKTGVIILGGGLPKHHICNANMFRNGADYAVYINTAQEFDGSDSGAQPDEAVSWGKIKGSAKPVKVHCDATIAFPLLVAATFARRFHGTNPTN, from the exons atggccggcgaGGGAAGCAGCGGCGGAGGGAGAAGCACGGACCCGCTGGAGGGCGTGCGCGCCATCGTGCTGAAGCCGTCCGAGTCCCTGGACGAGTCGCGGTTCACGAGGATCGCCGGCGCCGACTTCAACGACGCCGGCCTCGGCCTTGACGGCCTGCTCGGGTCGCTCGCCTCCACTGGGTTCCAGGCTTCCCACCTCGGCGACGCCATCGACGTCGTCAATCAGATG TTAGATTGGAGGTTGTCCCGTGAGAAGCCAACTGAGGATTGTGATGAAGCTGAACTTGACCCGAAATACAGAGAATCTGTCAAGTGCAAGATATTTCTTGGTTTCACTTCAAACCTTGTGTCTTCTGGCATACGTGATGTAATCCGGTTTCTAGTTCAACATCACATG gttgatgtcattgttgcgaCTGCTGGGGGTATAGAGGAAGACCTCATAAAATGCCTCGCACCTACGTACCGAGGTGAATTTTCTTTACCTGGGGCACTGCTGCGGTCAAAAGGACTTAATCGGATAGGAAATCTGTTGGTGCCCAATGATAACTATTGCAAGTTTGAAAACTGGATCATGCCAATCTTCGACAAGATGCTACAAGAACAATCTAGTGAG AATGTCTGGACACCATCAAAGGTGATTGCTCGTCTTGGCaaagaaataaatgatgaaagctCCTACCTTTATTGGGCATACAAG AACAATATTCCTGTATACTGCCCAGCATTGACTGATGGATCACTTGGAGACATGCTGTTTTGTCATGCAGTTCGCAATCCTGGTCTTATTGTAGACATTGTACATG ATATAAGGCTCATAAATGGTGAAGCCATTCATGCAAGCCCAAGAAAGACAGGGGTCATCATTCTTGGTGGAGGCCTTCCAAAGCATCATATATGCAATGCAAATATGTTCCGCAATGGTGCAGATTATGCAGTCTACATCAACACAGCTCAAGAGTTCGATGGAAGTGACTCGGGAGCACAGCCAGATGAAGCAGTTTCATGGGGAAAGATCAAGGGTTCAGCAAAACCTGTGAAG GTCCATTGTGATGCAACTATTGCTTTCCCATTGCTCGTTGCCGCAACATTTGCGCGTAGGTTTCATGGCACAAATCCGACCAACTAA